In Intestinibacillus sp. Marseille-P6563, a single genomic region encodes these proteins:
- a CDS encoding cysteine-rich VLP domain-containing protein: MRDNPYKDLPPLERRPDGSLYRMTPAQRKQAASLIRRECCCCEDGNCIVLDDGDTCTCPQTISFSVCCKWFRWAVLPLDGTLEAEIFRDKDLKRCAVCGGVFVPKSNRAKYCPGCAARVHRRQKTESERKRRSAVDS, translated from the coding sequence ATGAGAGATAACCCCTATAAAGACTTGCCGCCACTGGAACGCAGGCCGGACGGTTCCCTTTACCGCATGACACCGGCGCAGAGAAAACAGGCGGCCAGCCTGATACGCCGGGAGTGTTGTTGCTGTGAGGACGGCAACTGCATTGTCCTTGATGATGGGGACACCTGCACCTGCCCGCAGACGATTTCTTTCTCGGTCTGCTGTAAGTGGTTCCGCTGGGCGGTCTTGCCGCTGGACGGGACGCTGGAAGCGGAAATTTTCCGGGATAAGGACTTGAAACGCTGTGCGGTCTGCGGTGGCGTGTTCGTCCCCAAATCCAACCGGGCAAAATACTGCCCCGGCTGTGCCGCCAGAGTTCACAGGCGGCAGAAAACAGAAAGTGAACGGAAAAGGAGGTCTGCTGTGGACAGTTAG
- a CDS encoding IS110 family transposase, whose amino-acid sequence MKVVFPTCCGVDVHKTFLVATIITTPADSLQPHYQKKRFSTFNSDLNRFADWLLERDCLDVCMESTGKYWVPVFNILEKRGIRVVIANPKWVKAVKGNKDDTKDSKWIGDLFRIGLVKSSFIPNLDIRILREFTRYRYKLVSMKSSEKNRFQNAFTVCNVALDSVVSDMFGKSATAITDYLASDESFDADHCVSLLQRSLKKKAEQVLESIVGFSIADEQKARIKIIREHYDFIGMMIAKVDACVNEMVAKYEGEINLLCTIPGINRNSAITIISEIGIDMHQFGSSKRLCCWAGLTPGNNESAGKKKSVRISRAGVYLKPALVQVAHAAVKDKKNPYYALKYERIAKRRGKKRAIIAIARMILTAIYSMFCTGEVWNPVDIFKIDMPEHLKEQQLAKAIKQAKRFLEKQGLTVA is encoded by the coding sequence GTGAAAGTCGTATTCCCAACCTGCTGCGGTGTAGATGTTCACAAAACATTTCTGGTTGCTACCATCATCACCACGCCCGCAGACAGCTTGCAGCCCCACTATCAGAAAAAGCGATTCAGCACATTTAACTCGGACTTGAACCGTTTTGCCGACTGGCTCCTGGAACGCGACTGCCTGGATGTCTGCATGGAGTCTACTGGGAAGTATTGGGTTCCTGTATTCAACATCCTCGAAAAGCGCGGCATTCGTGTCGTGATTGCCAACCCCAAATGGGTAAAGGCTGTCAAGGGAAACAAGGATGATACGAAAGACTCCAAGTGGATCGGGGATCTGTTTCGTATTGGTCTCGTGAAAAGCAGCTTCATCCCCAATTTGGATATCCGCATTCTGCGCGAGTTTACCCGCTATCGTTATAAGCTGGTTTCTATGAAGAGCAGCGAGAAAAATCGCTTTCAGAACGCTTTTACCGTCTGCAATGTGGCGCTGGATTCCGTTGTGTCCGATATGTTTGGCAAGTCCGCAACTGCTATTACGGACTACCTCGCATCCGATGAATCCTTTGACGCTGACCATTGTGTTTCCCTGTTACAGCGCTCCCTCAAAAAGAAAGCCGAGCAAGTTCTGGAGTCTATTGTGGGCTTCTCTATTGCCGATGAACAGAAAGCTCGCATCAAAATTATCCGTGAGCATTATGATTTTATTGGGATGATGATTGCTAAGGTAGATGCCTGTGTCAATGAGATGGTCGCAAAATATGAAGGTGAAATCAATCTTCTTTGCACCATTCCGGGTATTAACCGCAACTCCGCAATCACCATCATCTCTGAAATCGGCATAGATATGCATCAGTTTGGCTCTTCCAAGCGGCTTTGCTGCTGGGCCGGATTGACTCCCGGCAATAACGAATCTGCAGGAAAGAAAAAGTCTGTTCGTATTTCTCGGGCCGGTGTTTATCTCAAGCCTGCTTTGGTGCAAGTCGCTCACGCTGCGGTGAAGGACAAGAAAAATCCTTATTACGCCCTGAAATATGAGCGCATTGCCAAGCGCAGGGGCAAGAAACGGGCAATCATTGCTATTGCCAGAATGATCCTGACGGCGATCTACTCTATGTTCTGTACCGGCGAAGTATGGAACCCGGTGGATATCTTCAAAATTGATATGCCGGAACATCTGAAAGAGCAGCAGCTTGCTAAAGCAATCAAGCAGGCTAAACGATTCCTCGAGAAGCAGGGATTAACAGTTGCTTAA
- a CDS encoding recombinase family protein — MKQPYNTTIYNTALYMRLSRDDELQGESGSIQTQRMMLRQYAAEHGLNVIDEYIDDGWSGTNFDRPDFQRMIDDIEDRKINCVVTKDLSRLGRNYILTGQYTEIYFPSKGVRYIAVNDNVDTINGENELAPFLNILNEMHARQTSKKVKAAMRTRFANGAHYGAYAPLGYVKDPDKKGHLLIDPETRWIIEKIFDLAVHGRGAASITRILVEEKVPTPGWLNFQRYGTFANIYAGAPEEKAYAWTIAQVKSILKEETYIGHSVHNKQTNISFKNKKKVRKPKEEWYRVENTHEAIISEDVFRQVQEQICNRRRRQKNGTTQIFSGLVKCADCGWSLAYGMNSQNKNPYAHYHCSKYGQGLHQCSMHYIRYDVLYAYVLSRLQYWSVLAQQDGDKLLKRLLNASDKERNTARKRQTAELKKAEKRKAEVDTLFAKMYEDWSAGRITEYNFNMLSEKYQGEQRELDAKIERLHEAMEAAAQTAVDAEKWIGLMKQYVNPTELTAELLNTLIEKILVHEAVKSEDGSREREVEIFYRFIGKIE; from the coding sequence GTGAAACAACCTTACAATACTACGATTTACAACACGGCGCTTTATATGAGATTGAGCCGGGACGATGAACTGCAAGGAGAAAGCGGGAGTATTCAGACACAACGCATGATGCTCCGGCAATATGCCGCCGAGCATGGCCTGAATGTCATAGATGAATATATCGACGATGGATGGTCTGGAACGAACTTTGACAGGCCGGATTTTCAGAGAATGATTGATGACATTGAGGACAGGAAAATCAACTGCGTTGTTACGAAGGATTTATCCCGCTTAGGCAGAAACTACATTCTGACCGGCCAGTACACGGAAATCTACTTTCCCAGCAAAGGCGTCCGCTATATCGCTGTCAATGACAATGTGGACACCATCAACGGAGAGAATGAGCTTGCCCCATTCCTCAACATTCTGAATGAAATGCACGCCCGCCAGACCAGCAAAAAGGTAAAGGCGGCCATGCGGACACGGTTCGCAAATGGCGCACACTATGGAGCCTATGCTCCGCTTGGCTATGTCAAAGACCCAGATAAGAAAGGCCATCTTCTGATTGACCCGGAAACAAGGTGGATTATCGAAAAGATTTTTGACCTTGCCGTTCATGGCCGGGGAGCCGCCAGCATTACACGGATTTTGGTCGAAGAAAAAGTACCTACTCCCGGCTGGCTGAATTTCCAGAGATACGGCACTTTCGCAAATATCTATGCCGGAGCGCCGGAGGAAAAAGCCTATGCGTGGACGATAGCGCAGGTGAAAAGTATTCTGAAAGAGGAAACCTATATCGGACACAGCGTCCACAATAAGCAGACCAATATTTCATTCAAAAACAAGAAGAAAGTACGCAAGCCAAAAGAGGAATGGTATCGTGTGGAGAACACCCACGAAGCGATTATTTCCGAAGATGTGTTCCGTCAAGTACAGGAGCAGATTTGCAACAGGCGCAGACGGCAGAAGAACGGCACAACACAGATATTTTCCGGGCTGGTAAAATGTGCGGACTGCGGCTGGTCGCTGGCCTATGGTATGAACAGCCAGAACAAAAATCCCTATGCCCACTACCATTGTAGCAAGTACGGGCAAGGATTGCACCAGTGTTCCATGCACTATATCCGCTATGATGTGCTTTACGCCTATGTCCTTTCCCGTCTGCAATACTGGTCTGTGCTGGCACAGCAGGATGGGGACAAACTTCTGAAACGGCTACTTAACGCCAGCGACAAGGAACGCAATACTGCAAGGAAGCGGCAGACAGCCGAACTGAAAAAGGCGGAAAAGCGCAAAGCAGAAGTAGACACCCTGTTTGCAAAAATGTATGAGGACTGGTCTGCCGGACGCATTACAGAATACAATTTCAATATGCTGTCCGAAAAGTATCAGGGCGAACAGCGAGAATTGGACGCAAAAATTGAACGGCTTCACGAAGCGATGGAGGCCGCCGCCCAGACAGCGGTTGACGCTGAAAAGTGGATAGGTCTGATGAAACAGTATGTCAATCCCACAGAATTGACGGCTGAACTTCTGAATACGCTGATTGAAAAAATCCTTGTCCATGAAGCGGTCAAAAGTGAGGACGGAAGCCGGGAACGGGAGGTAGAAATCTTCTACCGCTTTATCGGCAAAATCGAATGA
- the mobV gene encoding MobV family relaxase has translation MAQHAILRFEKHKGNPARPLEAHHERQKEQYASNPDIDTSRSKYNFHIVKPEGRYYHFIQSRIEQAGCRTRKDSTRFVDTLVTASPEFFKGKSPKEIQAFFQRAADFLIGRVGRENIVSAVVHMDEKTPHLHLTFVPLTKDNRLCAKEIIGNRANLTKWQDDFHAYMVEKYPDLERGESASRTGRKHIPTRLFKQAVSLSRQARAIEATLDGINPLNAGKKKEEALSMLKKWFPQMENFSGQLKKYKVTINDLLAENEKLEARAKASEKGKMKDTMERAKLKSELDNLQRLVDRIPPDILAELKRQQRHTVKER, from the coding sequence ATGGCACAACACGCAATTTTACGGTTTGAGAAGCACAAGGGCAACCCGGCAAGGCCGCTGGAAGCCCATCACGAAAGACAGAAAGAACAGTATGCCAGCAATCCCGACATTGACACAAGCCGGAGCAAATACAACTTCCATATCGTCAAGCCGGAGGGACGCTATTACCACTTCATTCAGAGCCGGATTGAGCAGGCCGGGTGCCGAACCCGCAAGGACAGCACACGGTTTGTCGATACGCTGGTAACTGCCAGCCCGGAGTTTTTCAAGGGGAAATCCCCAAAGGAGATACAGGCGTTTTTCCAGAGGGCGGCGGACTTCCTCATTGGCCGGGTAGGACGGGAAAATATCGTGTCGGCGGTGGTACACATGGACGAGAAAACGCCCCACCTGCATTTGACCTTTGTTCCGCTGACAAAGGACAACCGCCTGTGTGCAAAGGAGATTATCGGCAACCGGGCAAACCTGACGAAGTGGCAGGACGATTTTCACGCCTATATGGTGGAGAAATATCCTGACTTGGAGCGTGGGGAGAGCGCCAGCAGGACAGGCCGGAAGCATATCCCCACCCGGCTTTTCAAACAGGCGGTTTCCCTCTCCCGGCAGGCAAGAGCCATTGAAGCCACACTGGACGGCATTAACCCGCTGAACGCCGGAAAGAAAAAAGAGGAAGCCCTCTCCATGCTGAAAAAGTGGTTCCCGCAGATGGAGAATTTCTCCGGGCAGTTGAAAAAGTACAAGGTCACAATCAATGACCTGCTGGCGGAGAATGAGAAGTTGGAAGCAAGGGCAAAGGCCAGCGAAAAAGGAAAGATGAAAGATACGATGGAACGGGCAAAGCTGAAAAGCGAACTGGACAATTTACAGCGGCTGGTTGACCGTATCCCGCCGGATATACTGGCGGAACTGAAACGTCAGCAGCGGCACACGGTAAAGGAAAGGTGA
- a CDS encoding replication initiator protein A — protein sequence MTNTIYIHQPEKAFSFTRLPNFLFEAPTFKPLSNEAKVLYAFILRRTELSRKNGWADDCGRIFLYYPICEVVTLLHCGRQKAVNTLRELQYAGLVEIQKQGCGKPNRIFPKSYEAVPNTDFKKSRSGTPED from the coding sequence ATGACAAATACCATCTATATCCACCAGCCGGAAAAGGCGTTCAGCTTCACCCGGCTCCCGAATTTTCTCTTTGAAGCCCCCACATTCAAGCCCCTGTCCAACGAGGCAAAGGTTCTGTACGCCTTTATCCTGCGCCGGACAGAGTTATCCCGCAAGAATGGGTGGGCGGATGACTGCGGACGGATTTTCCTGTATTACCCTATCTGTGAAGTGGTCACACTGCTCCATTGTGGGCGGCAGAAAGCGGTGAATACCCTGCGGGAACTGCAATACGCCGGACTGGTGGAGATCCAGAAGCAGGGCTGTGGAAAACCCAACCGCATTTTCCCAAAATCCTATGAAGCGGTTCCAAACACCGACTTTAAGAAATCCCGTTCTGGTACACCGGAGGACTGA
- a CDS encoding helix-turn-helix domain-containing protein, which yields MALPGTPGQRISDLCNGNHITQKELAEKIGVSASQLSRIVSGETRTVSSDILIGVAKEFKVSTDYILGLSTVSVRKSYDISELGLSEGAVRGLVTGAVDVQILNRLLEHRNFPKLIDLIRIYFQDTAAKGITARNQLIEIATASLSDLMKEHPEHRAEAKQDLQLLNAQKMGEHEAEIEKIKNVFLAILRDIKKDIDNGEQPGEAVTAAMFQAMRDALAEQKQNPLSIDDVAAMVAGQIGQLTPMDEETADLFKQLAKKMMKGIE from the coding sequence ATGGCTTTACCCGGAACACCCGGACAGCGGATTTCCGATTTATGCAACGGGAACCACATCACACAAAAGGAGCTTGCGGAGAAGATAGGGGTTTCCGCTTCCCAGTTGAGCCGCATTGTCAGCGGCGAAACGAGAACGGTCAGCAGTGATATTCTCATAGGCGTGGCAAAGGAATTTAAGGTATCGACAGACTACATACTGGGCTTATCCACCGTGAGCGTCCGTAAAAGCTACGATATTTCTGAATTAGGCTTGTCCGAGGGAGCCGTGAGGGGGCTCGTGACGGGTGCTGTTGATGTGCAAATCCTCAACCGCCTGTTGGAACACAGGAATTTCCCTAAGCTGATAGATTTGATACGGATTTATTTTCAGGACACAGCGGCAAAAGGCATAACAGCAAGAAACCAGCTTATCGAGATAGCAACGGCTTCCCTGTCCGACCTGATGAAAGAACACCCGGAACACCGGGCGGAAGCAAAGCAGGATTTACAGCTTTTGAACGCCCAGAAGATGGGGGAACATGAGGCGGAGATTGAGAAAATCAAAAATGTGTTCCTTGCTATCCTGCGGGATATTAAGAAAGACATTGACAACGGGGAACAGCCGGGAGAAGCTGTGACCGCCGCGATGTTCCAAGCCATGCGGGACGCATTGGCGGAACAGAAGCAAAACCCGCTTTCCATTGACGATGTAGCGGCGATGGTTGCCGGACAGATCGGACAGCTTACGCCGATGGATGAAGAAACTGCCGACCTGTTCAAGCAGTTGGCAAAAAAGATGATGAAAGGAATAGAATAA
- a CDS encoding nucleoside phosphorylase, with protein MPLVKHDYPVLEYDTASKAVFQPGNGKKCFPAKAVFAFLGDEVENYAHTHDGIQIDEFESATRRYPIYECLYNQEKICLCPAPVGSAAAVQVLEYLIAGGVTKIISVGSCGVLEDIPENRFLIPVSALRDEGTSYHYLPPSREVEISKAGINAIESALSQKNIPYWEVKTWTTDGFYRETVEMVQYRKEEGCQVVEMECSALAACAKFRKVTWAMLLFSADTLADPHKYQEREWGKTSISIALELALDAVLSVVEE; from the coding sequence ATGCCATTAGTAAAGCATGACTACCCTGTTTTAGAGTACGATACCGCATCAAAAGCTGTTTTTCAGCCGGGAAATGGGAAAAAATGTTTTCCTGCAAAAGCAGTGTTTGCTTTTTTAGGAGACGAGGTTGAAAATTATGCACATACCCATGATGGAATACAGATAGATGAATTTGAAAGTGCAACAAGACGATATCCTATTTATGAATGTCTTTATAATCAGGAGAAAATATGTCTATGTCCGGCTCCTGTGGGAAGTGCTGCTGCCGTCCAAGTTTTAGAATATTTAATTGCAGGGGGTGTAACAAAGATTATTTCCGTCGGCTCCTGCGGCGTATTGGAAGACATCCCGGAAAATAGATTTTTGATACCTGTTTCTGCATTGAGAGATGAGGGAACATCTTACCATTATCTTCCTCCCTCCCGAGAAGTAGAGATTTCAAAGGCTGGTATAAATGCGATTGAATCTGCTTTAAGCCAAAAGAATATACCATATTGGGAAGTTAAAACATGGACAACAGACGGTTTTTATCGAGAAACAGTAGAAATGGTTCAGTATCGGAAAGAAGAGGGATGTCAAGTAGTAGAAATGGAATGTTCCGCATTGGCGGCGTGTGCAAAATTTAGAAAAGTTACATGGGCTATGCTGCTTTTTTCAGCCGATACTCTTGCAGACCCTCATAAATACCAAGAAAGAGAATGGGGAAAAACAAGTATATCCATAGCCTTAGAATTAGCCTTAGACGCTGTTTTATCAGTTGTTGAGGAGTAA
- a CDS encoding ANT(9) family aminoglycoside nucleotidyltransferase, with translation MNINEFPQQVNQVISIAETILQGQILGIYLYGSATMNGLRPDSDIDILIITKQELSNSIRADLTKQLLKISGSVGCIEKRPLEVTIINQSDIVPLQFPPKCQYMYGEWLRGEMEAGEYPQACNDPDIMILLWQARKNSITLKGAESKELIPAIPFHEIKKAIRFSLPGLISSFKGDERNVLLTLSRMWFTLVTEEITTKDVAAKWVILKLPERFPPLLTTAKEAYLGNLSDEWETVEKEAMALVEYMKKQIEELLRTE, from the coding sequence ATGAATATAAATGAATTTCCACAACAAGTAAATCAAGTTATTTCAATAGCAGAAACCATATTACAAGGTCAAATATTGGGGATATATTTATATGGTTCAGCAACAATGAATGGGCTGCGTCCAGATAGTGATATAGATATACTGATAATTACTAAACAAGAATTGAGTAATTCAATCAGAGCAGATCTAACAAAGCAATTATTGAAAATTTCTGGCTCCGTAGGCTGTATTGAAAAAAGACCTTTAGAGGTAACTATTATCAATCAATCTGATATTGTTCCGCTGCAATTTCCGCCAAAATGTCAGTATATGTATGGTGAATGGCTAAGGGGAGAGATGGAAGCAGGAGAATATCCGCAAGCCTGCAATGACCCAGATATAATGATTTTATTATGGCAAGCAAGAAAAAATAGCATAACTTTGAAGGGGGCGGAAAGCAAAGAGCTTATTCCCGCTATCCCATTTCACGAAATTAAAAAAGCAATTCGGTTTTCTTTACCTGGTTTGATTTCCAGCTTTAAGGGTGATGAAAGAAATGTGTTATTAACCTTATCACGAATGTGGTTTACTTTAGTAACAGAAGAAATCACGACAAAAGATGTTGCCGCAAAATGGGTAATTTTAAAATTGCCGGAGAGATTTCCCCCCCTGCTAACAACGGCAAAGGAAGCTTATTTGGGAAATTTGTCTGATGAATGGGAGACTGTAGAAAAGGAAGCGATGGCACTTGTAGAATATATGAAAAAACAAATTGAGGAATTACTTAGAACAGAGTAG